The following are encoded in a window of Chitinivibrionales bacterium genomic DNA:
- the cysK gene encoding cysteine synthase A, with product MLTDTILDLIGNTPLIRLKEEPIFAKAEFLNPGGSIKDRVALAMLEGAKRDGRLKENSVVVEPTSGNTGIGVALVGRLMGYPVKIVMPENMSEERKKLIQSLGAELILTPAGESINGSVQRVKEMQGKDDRIVVPQQFENPDNPRCHYEETAHELWRQMTGDIACFVAGVGSGGTLQGVGKFLREHKPDVKLIAVEPKNVSAILGHEPGLHQIQGIGDGFIPAILDVSMIDDVIEVTDDDAIETTHQLGRDYGLLVGISSGANVWAARQAAKKIKGNIATILPDRAERYFSTALL from the coding sequence ATGCTTACCGATACCATTTTAGACCTCATTGGTAACACCCCGCTTATCCGCCTTAAAGAGGAGCCGATTTTTGCCAAGGCCGAATTTCTCAATCCCGGGGGCAGCATTAAAGATCGTGTTGCGCTTGCCATGCTCGAGGGTGCCAAACGTGACGGCCGTCTCAAAGAGAATTCCGTAGTTGTCGAACCGACCTCGGGCAATACCGGTATCGGCGTAGCGCTCGTGGGCCGCCTTATGGGATATCCGGTGAAAATAGTCATGCCCGAAAATATGAGCGAGGAACGCAAAAAGCTCATTCAATCGCTCGGTGCGGAGTTGATTTTAACACCGGCCGGGGAGAGCATTAACGGTTCGGTGCAACGAGTGAAAGAAATGCAGGGTAAAGATGATCGTATAGTTGTTCCCCAGCAGTTTGAAAACCCCGATAATCCACGGTGCCATTATGAAGAAACCGCTCATGAACTCTGGCGCCAAATGACCGGTGACATTGCCTGCTTTGTCGCCGGCGTGGGAAGTGGGGGGACACTTCAGGGAGTAGGCAAATTCCTGCGCGAGCACAAACCTGATGTCAAGCTGATTGCGGTGGAGCCAAAAAATGTTTCGGCAATTTTAGGACACGAACCCGGGTTGCACCAAATCCAGGGCATCGGCGATGGTTTTATTCCGGCAATTCTGGATGTTTCCATGATCGACGATGTTATTGAAGTTACCGATGATGATGCTATCGAAACGACTCATCAGCTTGGAAGAGATTATGGGCTCCTGGTTGGCATCTCATCGGGCGCAAATGTCTGGGCGGCTCGACAGGCAGCTAAAAAAATCAAAGGAAATATCGCAACAATTCTGCCCGATCGTGCGGAGCGGTATTTCAGTACTGCGCTATTATAA
- a CDS encoding response regulator, whose product MASVQDQRVLLIFSVDVPLKSAVKGSFVSKGYRILEASSHKEVIGILENEPVDVILLDIEKMTRQELDVVHYARTKLSNAEIIILATINDLEDATNALRNGASFYLIKPVSIEDLHSIVDKVSFRLTRQEEHIGLEQRFLADLMAGSEAMEKMLKLAIKIAPTSSSVLIGGETGTGKEFFARIIHRMSHRVDGHFVAMNCGSVPETLFENELFGHKKGAFTGADRDKPGLVEEAHMGTLFLDEVGELTPQAQVKLLRFLQEKTFRRIGETSLRSVDVRIIAATNKNLQELIGRGTFREDLYYRLNVFSLYLPPLRERKNTIPNLIKLFVHRYNELTGKHITKISKTAEVLLANYDYPGNIRELENIIEHAVVLAETDEITEHDLPEHLSKNRLLLTAPQKPAAQSDIATLKDVEKQHISNALELFKGNYTETAKALGVSRSTLWRKIKEYGLGTENETE is encoded by the coding sequence ATGGCTTCAGTTCAAGATCAACGAGTTCTTCTAATTTTTTCTGTTGATGTTCCTTTGAAGAGTGCGGTAAAAGGATCTTTTGTCTCCAAAGGATATCGTATTCTTGAAGCATCCTCGCATAAGGAGGTAATCGGCATTCTGGAGAATGAGCCGGTTGATGTAATCCTGTTGGATATTGAAAAGATGACGCGCCAGGAACTCGATGTTGTCCATTATGCAAGAACAAAGCTCTCCAATGCCGAAATAATTATCCTTGCAACGATTAACGACCTCGAGGATGCAACCAATGCGCTTCGAAACGGAGCCTCTTTTTATCTGATCAAGCCGGTTTCAATAGAAGATCTTCATTCGATTGTCGACAAGGTATCCTTTCGCCTGACCCGTCAGGAAGAACATATCGGACTTGAGCAGCGGTTTCTGGCCGATTTAATGGCCGGAAGTGAGGCCATGGAAAAGATGCTCAAGCTGGCCATAAAAATCGCACCAACCTCTTCAAGCGTTTTAATTGGCGGAGAAACCGGGACGGGAAAAGAATTTTTTGCCCGGATAATTCATCGCATGTCCCACCGCGTTGACGGACATTTTGTTGCCATGAACTGTGGATCGGTCCCCGAAACTCTCTTTGAGAACGAATTATTTGGTCATAAAAAAGGAGCTTTTACCGGAGCGGACAGAGACAAACCAGGTCTTGTTGAAGAAGCCCACATGGGCACCCTTTTTCTCGATGAAGTTGGAGAACTTACACCGCAGGCACAGGTTAAACTTCTCCGTTTTCTTCAGGAAAAAACATTCCGGCGAATCGGTGAAACTAGCCTTCGAAGTGTTGATGTGCGTATTATTGCAGCCACCAATAAGAATCTTCAGGAATTGATAGGCCGGGGAACTTTCAGAGAAGACCTCTATTATCGCCTTAATGTTTTTTCTCTGTATTTGCCGCCCCTCCGAGAACGGAAAAATACTATCCCGAATCTGATCAAACTTTTTGTACACCGGTATAACGAACTTACCGGAAAACATATCACTAAAATTTCTAAAACCGCCGAAGTACTCCTGGCAAATTATGATTATCCGGGAAATATTCGTGAGCTGGAGAATATTATCGAACATGCAGTGGTGCTTGCCGAAACAGACGAAATTACAGAACACGACCTGCCGGAGCATCTTTCAAAAAACCGTCTTCTTCTGACCGCGCCCCAAAAACCCGCCGCTCAATCGGACATCGCCACATTAAAAGATGTTGAAAAACAGCATATCAGTAATGCTCTTGAGCTTTTTAAGGGTAATTATACCGAAACAGCAAAAGCTCTGGGAGTCTCCCGTTCTACCCTTTGGAGAAAAATCAAGGAATACGGTCTTGGCACAGAAAATGAAACAGAATAA
- a CDS encoding YbgC/FadM family acyl-CoA thioesterase, with product MTVKIRVYYEDTDCGNVVYYANYLKYMERSRTELLRERGIELAHFHQKGYLFAVVEAHVKYRAPARYNDLLDVDSTVIDMSSVSLTFKTIIKNQNGDVLTTGRIKLACLNRDGKATRIPDEIAEQFMTAC from the coding sequence ATCACGGTGAAAATACGGGTTTACTATGAAGACACCGATTGCGGGAATGTCGTTTATTATGCCAATTATCTCAAATATATGGAGCGAAGCAGAACCGAACTCCTGCGGGAAAGGGGAATCGAGCTTGCCCATTTTCACCAAAAAGGATATCTCTTTGCCGTTGTAGAGGCTCACGTAAAATATCGCGCACCGGCACGGTACAATGACCTTCTCGATGTCGATTCAACAGTCATCGACATGTCGTCGGTATCGCTGACCTTCAAAACAATAATTAAAAATCAGAATGGAGATGTTCTCACCACCGGCAGAATAAAGCTTGCCTGCCTGAACAGGGATGGGAAAGCGACACGAATTCCCGATGAAATCGCAGAACAATTCATGACTGCCTGTTAA